AGGGTAAACCCTGGGCTAAGTTCCTTTGGCCCTTCAGGCCATCAAACCGTCTACCGGCCCGTCTGGCCTAGCCCGTGTATACAGTCAAATAGGTGTAACGCCGGCGGGGCCTGGGACGGAAGACAAAAATTTACCTCCATCGCCGTCGAAATGGTATTACTGGGCCAAGTGCGCCGTTGGCTGCCGACTCGGGCGCCCATCGTGGTGGCCGATAACCATTACGCCGTGCTGGAGTTGTTGGCCTGGTGCACCCGGCAGCGCATCA
This genomic stretch from Verrucomicrobiota bacterium harbors:
- a CDS encoding transposase; the encoded protein is RVNPGLSSFGPSGHQTVYRPVWPSPCIQSNRCNAGGAWDGRQKFTSIAVEMVLLGQVRRWLPTRAPIVVADNHYAVLELLAWCTRQRITPLSRLRLDASLYETAPARLPGQAGRQRLKGKRVPKLTERFTDAFEICRTP